The Winogradskyella schleiferi genome contains the following window.
TAGCTATGACCGCTAATTGTTCAAAGCTGCCAGAAACAGCAAGAATAAAACCGATCGTTGCATAAATAATTATGGCAATATGTGGTGTAGCAAATGATTTGTGAATTCTGGAAAGGGCCTTTATAGGTATCACTTTATCTCTGGCAAGTGCATAAACGATTCTTGGACTGTTAAGAATAGTGCCACTCATATATCCAAACATAGAAATAACAGCGCCAATAGTTAATAGTAGATATCCAAAGTTGCCAAAAACGACTCGCGCGGTTTCTGCAAGTGGAGCCGATGTAAAATTTGGTAAGGCGTCACCTAAAACACCTTGTGAAATAGTCTGAATTAAGATATAAACAACAATAACAATTGTAATACTTATTAAAATAGCTCTCGGGATTGTGCGTTTTGGGTTCACAACTTCTCCACCGACAATAATTCCCGTTTCACAACCTTGAAAAGCAAAAAATAAAATAAGTGACGTTTCACTTAATGTTTTAAAGCTTGGCATATGTTGAATATACAAGTTGCTTATAGAAACATCCTTAAAACCTATAGCAATTAATAAAATCAATGGTACTAGCTTAACCATGGTATTGAACTTTACTAAACCTATACCTTGTTTTATACCAATAACATTGACGTAAACAAGCCCGTAAAAAAGTATAAATAAGAATATAAAGCGCGGTAACCCGTTTTCAAATACTGGGTAGGCCGAGGCAATAATATTTACCAAAGCATTAGAAACTGCGGCGTCCGCAAACAGATTACTTCCAACAGCAAAAAATCCGCCAATAAATCCTGCATAATCTCCTAATGCAGTTTCAATGTACGTATAAGGACCACCAGTATCGGTTACTTTGCTTCCTGCTTCGGCAAAACATAGCATAACCATAGCCATTAATAAGCCACAAAAAATATAAGCAATGATACTAGATGCTCCTAAATAACTGGCTACAATTGCAGGTAGCACAAAAATACCCGACCCAATAATTATATTGACGATATTAGCCGATAAACCGAATACACCAATCTTTCGTTTTAATCCTTCGTCTTGTTGTTTCATAAATCATTTTTATTTAAGATTTTCTAATCTTCAAAAATTTGCCATAGGTTAGTTGTCTCCAAAGCCATTCCAATGGACCATATTTAAAATAACTGAGGTAGAACGTGCTAAACAAAACCTGAAGCAGAAAATAGACTATGGCAACAAGTGTTAACATAGTAAATCCCAACT
Protein-coding sequences here:
- a CDS encoding APC family permease; translated protein: MKQQDEGLKRKIGVFGLSANIVNIIIGSGIFVLPAIVASYLGASSIIAYIFCGLLMAMVMLCFAEAGSKVTDTGGPYTYIETALGDYAGFIGGFFAVGSNLFADAAVSNALVNIIASAYPVFENGLPRFIFLFILFYGLVYVNVIGIKQGIGLVKFNTMVKLVPLILLIAIGFKDVSISNLYIQHMPSFKTLSETSLILFFAFQGCETGIIVGGEVVNPKRTIPRAILISITIVIVVYILIQTISQGVLGDALPNFTSAPLAETARVVFGNFGYLLLTIGAVISMFGYMSGTILNSPRIVYALARDKVIPIKALSRIHKSFATPHIAIIIYATIGFILAVSGSFEQLAVIASSSMLCLYLGVALAVMKFRKSKKDYVGGFQIPGGWTVPILAIIIILYVLSSLPVNEIIGTILFIVILTILFIIIKTMKKKGSD